The Psilocybe cubensis strain MGC-MH-2018 chromosome 7, whole genome shotgun sequence genome has a window encoding:
- a CDS encoding putative transcriptional regulatory protein C1F7.11c, which produces MPVDTTRVISPRRTQKKLTEEELKDIDRKRLLGELSCAECRRLKLRCDKKLPCGSCFRRGCESICPLGILAAGQGTRFILADTQQLHDKIYEMSNRIRQLEDALAILQSTVTDQRHPLLSDELLRIKFGSEAINARKASADNADEDNSTAKSIDALGTLTLGSSGEVQYFGGSAGSERAGEEVEGSEDEDKEANREMFFEIDKLANLFPFTSKGRPNMHGLDLVQSFLPSSERASQLCDSYIKHASFFFRPIKGDDLLQGLLPAIYNIANENRSQATGQSQSQSSGSEEKIMNPHAMATLYFIFALGCLLDLTRPPYSSESERYYDLGRAALSLRSVYDSPNMDSVQAMGLMATYQTLAGKKYTRDSAWCIMSFAAKLAQSVNRDSARWNMDSSTVQRRRNLFWEVFSADVSNSLAMGRPPAIHLSYVDCEFPQDDDASLSSTAEPEDGFWRMKHKFAKNIYNSVADATLTAKPPSYNTVLDLDRKVREISFPASFNPYVTRDVGAEIFNSSSLSLRDFYASQHRTVTMLYLHRSFFAQAMLDHPTNPLLSPFAPSFLTAYRSASVIIKATAHLFERCAAIAMRLWFLINHTFSAAVIVGTVVTRSPNSNIASIAMRDFNLALSLFEKTAAQSSRARVALGVLTKLQEKAKRSYEQISTTGPIEGPFDNPEDIEDDLAIFGGQMKVLSRKGKMNAHQRSSSTSGSITTHSTVSSPQSQSPSSTNASPKLDSQAAAVLGLGLDFPDVHPSLITYLNQDAVRRAMTQGSLQREGNAPPTVSQVNPEAPAGSFGASNATILRGGPIPGVAALLEGNSIIPRQPQHMNTNSDARPSYDDSRTRPGSSFPQLQLPQQYSAGVGLSRDWTQSLGAANPPGILRSNLSSYTDNTVARGAFDNRESTNIPGRNQGGIAFSDSLRSASSGYPRENIFPSTADTNMGQSFAQPFFQRLGGYMTLPEQSQSSAGFNPALDLSRGSMQGATSGVGGTSMSASAGWTDDGVNFADAVEMGLSSGSGMDAGWMSFMRDCGIMDMDG; this is translated from the exons ATGCCAGTGGACACCACCAGGGTAATCTCACCGCGACGGACTCAGAAGAAGCtcacagaggaagagctcAAGGACATTGATCGTAAGCGACTTCTAG GAGAGCTTTCTTGCGCGGAATGTCGACGATTGAAGCTGCGGTGCGACAAAAAATTACCATGCGGGTCATGCTTTCGAAGAGGTTGCGAGAGCATTTGTCCTCTCG GAATTCTGGCAGCGGGCCAAGGGACTCG GTTTATTCTCGCAGATACTCAACAGCTACATGACAAGATCTATGAGATGAGCAATAGAATCCGGCAGCTCGAGGATGCACTTGCCATTCTACAGTCCACAGTGACAGACCAAAGACACCCGCTGCTCAGTGACGAATTGCTGAGGATCAAATTTGGATCGGAGGCCATTAACGCTCGTAAAGCATCGGCTGACAATGCCGATGAGGATAATTCCACTGCAAAGTCGATCGACGCCCTCGGCACATTGACACTGGGAAGTTCGGGTGAAGTGCAGTACTTTGGGGGTTCGGCGGGGTCAGAG AGGGCCGGTGAAGAAGTTGAGGGCTctgaagacgaggataaAGAGGCGAATAGGGAAATGTTTTTCGAAATCGACAAATTAGCCAATTTATTTCCATTCACGTCTAAAGGGAGACCCAACATGCATGGTTTAGACCTCGTTCAGTCCTTCCTTCCGTCATCCGAACGTGCGTCGCAGCTATGCGACTCGTACATTAAACAcgcctctttctttttccgCCCTATCAAAGGAGATGACTTACTCCAAGGCTTATTGCCAGCGATATACAATATCGCCAACGAAAACCGTTCGCAAGCAACGGGACAAAGTCAGTCTCAGAGCAGTGGCAGCGAAGAAAAGATTATGAACCCTCATGCTATGGCGACACTTTACTTCATCTTTGCTCTGGGATGCTTATTGGATTTGACTAGACCTCCATACAGTTCCGAATCTGAACGGTACTACGATCTCGGACGGGCGGCACTGTCTCTCAGATCCGTTTACGATAGTCCCAACATGGATTCCGTGCAGGCTATGGGCCTCATGGCGACATATCAGACCCTGGCTGGGAAGAAGTACACCCGGGACAGTGCG TGGTGCATAATGAGCTTCGCGGCTAAGCTGGCTCAGAGCGTAA ACAGGGATAGTGCACGATGGAATATGGACTCCAGTACTGTTCAGCGTAGAAGGAATCTGTTCTGGGAGGTATTTTCAGCTGATGTCTCTAAT AGCCTTGCTATGGGACGACCGCCGGCTATTCACCTCTCATATGTAGATTGTGAATTCCCACAAGACGATGATGCATCACTCAGCAGTACGGCAGAGCCCGAGGATGGCT TCTGGAGAATGAAGCATAAATTTGCCAAAAACATATATAATTCCGTTGCCGATGCTACACTGACAGCGAAACCACCCAGTTACAATACTGTTCTTGATCTGGATAGGAAGGTCAGGGAGATATCGTTCCCTGCTTCGTTCAACCCCTACGTGACCCGGGATGTTGGTGCAGAAATATTTAATTCCAGTTCGCTGTCTTTGAGAGATTTTTATGCTAGCCAACACCGAACAGTCA CGATGCTTTACCTTCACAGGAGCTTCTTTGCACAGGCAATGTTGGATCACCCAACGAACCCTCTTCTCAGTCCCTTCGCACCGTCGTTCTTGACTGCCTACAGGAGTGCTTCAGTCATCATCAAAGCGACTGCTCATCTATTCGAACGATGTGCGGCTATAGCTATGAGATTGTGGTTCTTGATTAATCATACATTTTCCGCTGCT GTCATCGTGGGGACAGTAGTAACTCGTTCCCCAAACTCAAATATTGCTTCCATCGCTATGCGTGATTTCAACCTTGCACTGTCATTATTCGAGAAAACGGCGGCTCAGTCATCCAGAGCTAGGGTTGCTTTG GGCGTGCTAACAAAGCTTCAGGAGAAGGCTAAACGGTCCTATGAGCAGATATCTACCACAGGCCCTATTGAAGGTCCATTCGATAACCCCGAAGACATCGAAGACGACCTCGCAATTTTCGGCGGGCAGATGAAGGTCTTGAGCCGAAAGGGAAAAATGAATGCGCATCAGAGATCATCGTCGACGTCAGGGTCGATCACCACACACTCGACCGTTAGTTCTCCACAGTCACAATCACCTTCCAGTACGAACGCGTCTCCCAAGTTGGATTCTCAGGCAGCGGCCGTCTTGGGACTTGGTCTAGATTTTCCGGATGTGCACCCTTCACTGATAACATATCTAAACCAGGACGCTGTCAGGAGGGCAATGACGCAGGGATCGTTACAGCGGGAAGGGAACGCTCCTCCTACCGTTAGTCAGGTAAATCCCGAGGCACCTGCTGGTAGCTTTGGGGCAAGTAATGCGACCATCTTGCGTGGTGGTCCTATTCCAGGAGTAGCAGCGCTTCTGGAAGGAAATTCCATCATTCCAAGGCAGCCTCAGCATATGAACACAAATTCTGATGCACGGCCTTCTTATGATGATTCACGAACCCGCCCTGGAAGCTCGTTTCCGCAACTTCAACTTCCCCAACAATACAGCGCGGGAGTTGGATTATCAAGGGACTGGACTCAATCATTGGGTGCTGCAAATCCACCGGGAATTTTGAGGTCGAATCTTTCATCATATACAGACAATACAGTTGCAAGAGGGGCCTTTGATAACAGGGAGTCCACCAACATTCCAGGAAGAAATCAGGGCGGGATTGCATTTTCGGATTCTCTTCGGTCTGCTTCGAGCGGTTATCCCAGAGAGAATATCTTCCCTTCAACGGCCGATACAAACATGGGTCAAAGCTTTGCTCAGCCTTTCTTCCAACGTCTAGGGGGTTATATGACTCTTCCAGAGCAGTCCCAATCCTCAGCAGGTTTTAATCCCGCGCTGGACTTAAGCCGAGGTTCAATGCAAGGAGCAACGAGCGGAGTAGGCGGAACCTCAATGAGCGCATCTGCAGGCTGGACAGACGATGGAGTCAACTTTGCCGACGCCGTAGAAATGGGGCTTTCCAGTGGGAGTGGCATGGACGCTGGGTGGATGTCGTTCATGCGAGACTGCGGAATTATGGACATGGATGGATAA
- a CDS encoding Aldehyde oxidase GLOX, with product MRRHFYVITLTLRFALAQSPTTIAAPGQPTHKGETGKFELLDNSIVSAQQLFLGRVDKVYLIDKVENNPNQINGHPAWASEYRLSDNRQRALDIPTNTFCAGGSVLGNGTWINVGGNQAVTSGGNPAATQDGRSGPYMDADGRRMIRLLNPCDGDDCSWTTSGYQSEQRWYPTLETLEDGSVIIIGGSKNGGYLNDAGQTNPTYEFFPPSGPAIRSNFLENTLPANLYPLTWLLPSGKLLVQAMRSTILLDHKTKVETPLDDMPDAVRTYPASAGTVMMPLTPANNWTATIMFCGGSDVPTDQWASPKFVPISQAAATSCVKIAPDVSGTYVNDDPLPERRSMASLILLPDGKILCLNGAKTGTAGYGTTSWSIGQSYADDPVLLPVLYNPDAAAGSRWSSNGLSPSTVPRMYHSSATLLPDGSVFVSGSNPNADYASASDVLFPTEYRTERFYPPYYNERRPQPKGLINKLSYGGPPFEVVLDADDLFKDVQNVDSARVVVIRTGFSTHAINMGQRMIVLQSTYSGFSNTTAVLHVSQMPPNPAIFPPGPAWMFLVVKGIPSVGVQVMVGSGNIETQNILPIASLPDAMIYRADDTTSSSSGASSTSSATDGQSQKTSSAVRLDCWLALRCLSLWSVALLSLSLLLRG from the exons ATGAGACGGCATTTCTACGTCATCACCTTGACATTGCGATTTGCGCTCGCTCAATCGCCAACAACTATTGCTGCTCCAGGTCAACCCACGCATAAAGGCGAAACTGGGAAATTCGAACTGCTCGACAACAGCATAGTCAGTGCCCAGCAG CTATTTCTAGGGCGAGTCGATAAGGTGTATCTCATTGACAAAGTGGAGAATAACCCCAACCAAATCAACGGCCACCCGGCCTGGGCATCAG AATACCGACTCTCAGATAATCGTCAAAGGGCACTGGACATCCCTACAAACACATTTTGCGCG GGCGGCAGCGTGCTTGGAAACGGAACGTGGATTAACGTCGGTGGCAATCAGGCAGTAACGAGTGGAGGAAATCCTGCAGCGACACAGGATGGGAGATCGGGGCCTTACATGGACGCAGATGGACGTAGAAT GATTCG CTTGCTGAATCCCTGCGACGGAGATGACTGTAGCTGGACTACGTCAGGATACCAGTCCGAGCAACGCTGGTACCCTACTTT AGAAACTCTGGAAGACGGTAGCGTTATAATT ATTGGCGGAAGCAAAAACGGGGGATATCTCAACGATGCGGGTCAAACGAACCCAACATACGAATTCTTTCCCCCATCAGGACCCGCCATCCGCTCCAATTTCCTCGAAAACACCCTACCCGCCAACTTGTATCCCCTCACTTGGCTCCTTCCATCCGGTAAACTTCTCGTGCAGGCCATGCGGTCTACAATATTGCTAGATCACAAGACCAAGGTGGAAACACCACTGGACGACATGCCTGATGCCGTCCGAACGTATCCTGCGAGCGCTGGGACGGTCATGATGCCATTGACGCCCGCCAACAACTGGACGGCGACGATCATGTTCTGCGGCGGCTCTGATGTGCCTACAGACCA GTGGGCCTCGCCAAAGTTTGTCCCTATATCTCAGGCGGCTGCCACGTCCTGCGTGAAGATTGCCCCTGACGTGTCTGGGACATATGTCAACGACGATCCACTTCCAGAGCGCAGGTCCATGGCAAGCTTGATTCTGCTCCCAGATGGCAAGATATTATGTCTCAACGGCGCAAAGACAG GAACTGCGGGCTACGGAACGACGTCATGGTCAATTGGCCAGTCCTACGCCGACGACCCAGTCCTTCTCCCAGTGTTATACAACCCGGATGCCGCTGCAGGAAGTCGGTGGTCCAGCAACGGACTGTCTCCAAGCACCGTGCCCAGGATGTATCATTCCTCTGCAACCCTCCTCCCCGACG GGTCAGTGTTCGTATCAGGATCGAACCCCAACGCCGACTacgcctctgcctctgatGTCCTATTCCCAACTGAATATCGCACTGAACGGTTTTATCCCCCATATTACAACGAGAGGCGGCCACAACCTAAAGGGCTTATAAACAAGCTCTCTTACGGAGGCCCTCCTTTTGAAGTTGTACTCGACGCTGACGATCTGTTCAAGGACGTTCAAAATGTTGACTCTGCAAGAGTGGTCGTTATCCGCACCGGTTTCTCGACGCACGCCATC AACATGGGCCAAAGAATGATAGTCCTCCAATCGACGTACTCCGGGTTTAGCAACACAACCGCAGTCCTACACGTCTCACAAATGCCGCCTAACCCGGCGATATTCCCTCCTGGACCCGCATGGATGTTCCTCGTCGTCAAGGGTATTCCCTCAGTCGGCGTGCAGGTTATGGTGGGCTCAGGCAACATCGAGACGCAGAATATTCTGCCTATCGCTTCTCTCCCCGATGCGATGATATATCGCGCTGATGATACGACCTCGAGCTCGTCTGGTGCGTCTTCTACGAGTTCTGCGACAGATGGTCAGAGTCAGAAGACTAGTTCTGCTGTGAGATTGGATTGTTGGCTCGCTCTGCGCTGTCTGTCTTTGTGGTCTGTGGCTCTGCTGAGTCTGTCTCTGTTGCTCCGGGGCTAG